The Paenibacillus uliginis N3/975 genome has a window encoding:
- a CDS encoding RluA family pseudouridine synthase — protein MGIHEMNEHVWIVDSENAKARIDKYIAEALGEDASRSQVQLWITEGHVKVNDSQVKSNYKLGAGDRISLLIPEPAAVEIVPENIPLDIAYEDSDVIVVNKPRGMVVHPAPGHPSGTLVNALMYHCKDLSGINGELRPGIVHRIDKDTSGLIMAAKNDKAHTSLAAQLKEHSVTRRYYALVHGNISHDQGTVDAPLGRDPHDRKLYIVTDRNSKHAVTHFTVLERFGDYNLLELKLETGRTHQIRVHMKYIGHPLVGDPVYGKSKGLKMNGQALHAAVLGFVHPTTNEYMEFTAPMPDEIEELLALLRSR, from the coding sequence ATGGGCATACATGAAATGAATGAGCATGTATGGATTGTAGACTCCGAAAATGCAAAAGCAAGAATCGATAAATACATAGCGGAGGCGCTGGGTGAAGATGCGTCTCGATCACAGGTTCAGTTGTGGATTACGGAAGGACATGTAAAGGTTAATGACAGCCAGGTGAAATCGAATTATAAACTGGGTGCCGGAGACCGTATTTCACTCTTGATCCCGGAGCCGGCAGCGGTTGAAATCGTACCGGAGAATATTCCTCTCGATATCGCCTATGAAGATAGTGATGTGATCGTTGTAAACAAGCCAAGAGGGATGGTTGTACATCCAGCTCCGGGCCACCCGTCCGGGACACTTGTCAATGCATTAATGTATCATTGCAAAGATTTATCAGGTATTAACGGTGAGCTTCGCCCTGGTATCGTCCATCGGATTGATAAGGATACGTCGGGACTGATCATGGCTGCAAAGAATGATAAGGCACATACGTCACTTGCGGCGCAATTGAAGGAACACAGTGTTACACGGCGTTATTATGCGCTTGTACACGGCAATATAAGCCATGATCAGGGGACGGTTGACGCACCTCTCGGAAGAGATCCTCATGATCGCAAGCTCTACATCGTGACCGACCGAAACAGTAAACATGCGGTTACACATTTTACAGTTCTGGAGCGTTTCGGGGACTACAATCTGCTGGAGCTAAAGCTGGAGACAGGCCGGACGCATCAGATCCGTGTGCATATGAAATACATCGGACATCCATTGGTTGGAGATCCCGTGTATGGCAAAAGTAAAGGATTAAAGATGAACGGCCAGGCGCTTCATGCGGCTGTTCTGGGATTTGTTCATCCTACTACGAACGAATACATGGAATTTACGGCACCTATGCCGGATGAAATAGAGGAACTGTTAGCGTTGCTTCGCAGCCGCTAG
- the lspA gene encoding signal peptidase II yields MGYYLIALIVFLVDQGIKYLIATRLELYEQIPVIGDFFVITSSRNRGAAFGILQDQIWFFIVVTVVVVVGIIWYMKKVKSEGRKLLPTALALVLGGALGNFIDRLVMGEVVDFLQFTFGTYTFPIFNIADSCIVIGVGLIILDTILDGKREQQAISSQQSSGKEGNE; encoded by the coding sequence GTGGGCTATTATTTAATCGCGCTAATTGTATTCCTCGTCGATCAGGGAATTAAATATTTGATCGCAACCCGGCTCGAATTGTATGAACAGATTCCAGTGATTGGTGATTTTTTTGTGATCACGTCAAGTCGTAACAGAGGTGCAGCGTTTGGCATTTTGCAGGATCAAATTTGGTTCTTCATTGTTGTAACGGTTGTGGTCGTGGTCGGTATTATCTGGTATATGAAAAAAGTGAAATCTGAAGGCCGCAAGTTGCTGCCGACGGCACTCGCGCTTGTATTGGGCGGGGCGCTCGGGAATTTTATAGACCGCCTTGTAATGGGAGAAGTTGTTGACTTCCTTCAATTCACTTTTGGCACCTACACTTTCCCGATCTTTAATATTGCTGATTCATGTATTGTCATTGGTGTGGGATTGATCATTTTGGACACCATACTGGATGGGAAGCGGGAGCAACAAGCTATTTCCAGTCAACAGAGTTCCGGTAAGGAAGGGAATGAATAA
- a CDS encoding TraR/DksA C4-type zinc finger protein gives MSHLTEAELKQLHRQLLDRKAELERLNENKNHGLSISERDTTGELSHIDNHPGDLATELYDREKDVALQDRAELELQRVLHSLDTMKDGQYGTCVVCGKPIPFERLQAIPDTMYCLEDTPRKVLSHNRPIEEEFLSPPFGRSSLDEHEYSGFDGEDTLQILENMGSSNSPAMAENPNISSYNEMDFENNDDQGGFVEIYENFVATNIDNTEVFIVRGDQYYDYLNKGEGSYLLDPHADPEDDPMD, from the coding sequence ATGTCACATTTAACGGAAGCGGAGCTGAAACAACTTCACCGACAGCTGCTTGACCGCAAAGCCGAACTGGAACGTCTGAACGAAAACAAAAACCACGGCCTGAGTATATCTGAACGCGATACAACCGGTGAACTGTCACATATCGATAATCATCCTGGCGACTTGGCGACAGAGCTGTATGACCGAGAAAAGGATGTCGCACTTCAAGATCGAGCCGAACTCGAATTACAGCGAGTTCTTCACTCTCTGGACACCATGAAGGATGGTCAATATGGGACATGTGTCGTCTGCGGTAAGCCTATTCCTTTTGAACGGCTGCAGGCGATCCCCGATACCATGTACTGTTTGGAGGATACACCGCGTAAAGTTCTATCCCACAATCGCCCAATAGAAGAGGAGTTCCTGTCACCGCCTTTTGGACGCTCAAGTTTGGATGAACATGAATATTCCGGCTTTGACGGTGAGGATACGCTGCAAATTCTTGAAAACATGGGAAGCTCCAACTCCCCAGCCATGGCTGAGAACCCCAACATATCGAGCTACAACGAGATGGATTTTGAGAATAATGATGACCAAGGCGGCTTTGTAGAAATATACGAGAACTTTGTTGCTACAAATATCGATAACACGGAGGTATTCATTGTTCGCGGTGACCAATATTACGATTACTTGAACAAGGGTGAAGGAAGCTATTTATTGGATCCTCATGCTGATCCTGAAGATGATCCAATGGACTAA
- a CDS encoding DUF5665 domain-containing protein, whose amino-acid sequence MGDQINEHHSKDRNESLSTDIEKDQISKIYLLTEKIAQQMEKSRIMEYTQLLYKPWKVIGVNLLAGTARGVGIAIGFTFFAATIIYLLQALGALNLPIIGDYIADIVRIVQRQLELS is encoded by the coding sequence ATGGGGGATCAGATCAACGAACATCATTCAAAGGATCGTAACGAATCCTTAAGTACAGACATTGAAAAAGATCAGATTAGCAAGATTTATCTCCTGACCGAGAAAATAGCTCAGCAGATGGAAAAATCCCGTATAATGGAATACACCCAACTTTTGTATAAGCCCTGGAAGGTGATCGGAGTAAACCTGCTGGCAGGAACCGCTAGAGGGGTTGGTATCGCAATAGGGTTTACTTTTTTTGCGGCAACCATCATTTATTTGCTTCAAGCACTAGGGGCACTGAATCTTCCCATCATCGGAGATTACATCGCCGATATTGTCCGTATCGTTCAGCGCCAGCTGGAGCTATCGTAG
- the ileS gene encoding isoleucine--tRNA ligase, giving the protein MNKVDVKEKARARELRILKKWNDEDIFKKTIENREGKPNYVFYEGPPTANGAPHIGHVLGRVIKDFVGRYQTMKGYKVVRKAGWDTHGLPVELGVEKQLGISGKQEIENYGVEAFIKKCKASVFEYEHKWRELTEAIGYWTDLDDPYITLQNNYIESVWNILATIHDKGLLYRGHRVSPYCPDCQTTLSSHEVAQGYEDVKDLSATAKFKLHDSGEYVLAWTTTPWTLPAHVALAVNPDMDYARVQQEDGVYIVASNLVEDVMKGDHTVLSTLKGAELVGKSYTPPFNFVKPEKGNIIVGASFVTDASGTGIVHMAPAHGEDDYRVCRENGISFVSVVNAQGRYTDEVTDFAGRFVKECDLDIVKALSEKGLLYSKEKYEHSYPFCWRCKSPLLYYAMESWFIETTAVKDQLIANNNSVTWYPGHIRDGRFGKFLEDLVDWNISRNRYWGTPLNVWVCESGNHQFAPHSLDELRKHAIGDVSEDLELHKPYVDEVKVKCPHCEGVMERTSEVIDVWFDSGSMPFAQYHYPFNKDIDFEQQFPADMICEGIDQTRGWFYSLLAVSTLFTGKAPYKAVMATGHILDENGQKMSKSKGNTIDPWDIINEYGTDAFRWALLADSAPWNSKRFSKGIVGEAKSKVVDTLVNTHAFLTLYAGIDGYDPAEHEFKASDNKLDRWILSRLNSLIQVVDKGLAVNDFLNTAKAIESYVDELSNWYIRRSRDRFWGSGLGEDKLAAYGTLTHVLLTLSKLMAPFTPMLSEDIFVNLGGGESVHLADFPQADESMIDKTLEQNMETARQIVELARNVRNETAIKTRQPLSELIVSMDRDFDLVDYEDIIKDEINVKRIEVETSDSGFVDFTLKLNLKVAGKKYGKNVGFLQGFLKGMSSEETRSVVQSGGVNVTSPEGEQLQITAEELLVEKQAKEGFASASGYGLTVALNTDITPELEQEGWVREVVRAVQDTRKKLDLPIEKRVILTLDADEELQASITAFDHVLRENVLVTDVHFGQKEGMEIVEIGGKTIGIHIV; this is encoded by the coding sequence ATGAACAAAGTAGATGTTAAAGAAAAAGCACGGGCGAGAGAGCTACGTATTTTGAAAAAATGGAACGACGAAGACATATTCAAAAAAACGATCGAGAACCGGGAAGGCAAGCCGAACTATGTTTTTTACGAGGGTCCTCCTACGGCAAACGGAGCTCCGCATATCGGACACGTGCTGGGTCGTGTAATTAAGGACTTTGTCGGCCGTTATCAAACGATGAAGGGCTATAAAGTAGTGCGTAAAGCCGGCTGGGACACCCACGGTCTTCCGGTTGAACTCGGTGTAGAGAAGCAGCTTGGAATCTCCGGTAAACAGGAAATCGAAAATTACGGCGTTGAAGCATTTATCAAAAAATGTAAAGCTAGCGTGTTCGAATATGAACACAAATGGCGCGAGCTGACCGAAGCCATTGGCTACTGGACCGATCTGGATGATCCATACATTACACTTCAGAACAATTACATTGAGAGCGTATGGAACATTTTGGCGACAATCCATGACAAAGGGCTGCTGTATCGTGGACACCGGGTTAGCCCTTACTGCCCAGACTGCCAGACTACACTTAGCTCCCATGAAGTAGCCCAGGGATACGAGGATGTTAAAGATCTGAGTGCTACAGCAAAATTCAAGCTGCATGACAGCGGCGAATACGTACTGGCTTGGACGACAACACCTTGGACGCTTCCGGCTCACGTAGCACTTGCTGTGAATCCGGATATGGATTATGCCCGCGTTCAGCAGGAAGATGGCGTATACATCGTGGCCAGCAATCTAGTTGAAGACGTGATGAAAGGTGATCACACCGTTCTGTCCACATTGAAGGGGGCGGAGCTGGTAGGGAAGAGTTATACTCCTCCATTCAATTTTGTTAAACCGGAAAAAGGAAATATCATCGTTGGTGCTTCCTTCGTAACGGATGCAAGCGGTACGGGTATCGTTCACATGGCTCCTGCCCACGGTGAAGATGACTACCGTGTATGCCGTGAGAATGGCATCAGCTTTGTCAGTGTTGTAAATGCTCAAGGCCGTTATACTGATGAAGTGACGGATTTTGCGGGCCGTTTCGTTAAAGAATGTGATCTGGACATCGTGAAGGCACTTTCGGAAAAAGGACTGCTGTACAGCAAGGAGAAATACGAGCACAGCTATCCATTCTGCTGGCGTTGTAAATCTCCGCTCCTCTATTATGCGATGGAGAGCTGGTTCATCGAGACAACAGCGGTTAAGGACCAACTGATTGCGAACAACAACTCCGTAACTTGGTATCCAGGTCATATACGCGACGGCCGATTCGGGAAATTCTTGGAGGATCTGGTTGACTGGAACATCAGCCGTAACCGGTATTGGGGAACACCGCTAAACGTATGGGTCTGCGAATCAGGCAATCACCAGTTCGCACCGCATAGCCTAGACGAGCTCCGCAAGCACGCCATCGGCGATGTATCGGAGGATCTGGAACTTCACAAACCGTACGTGGACGAAGTGAAAGTGAAATGTCCTCACTGTGAAGGCGTCATGGAACGCACCTCAGAGGTTATTGATGTCTGGTTTGATTCAGGCTCTATGCCATTTGCGCAGTATCACTATCCGTTTAACAAAGACATTGATTTCGAGCAGCAATTCCCGGCAGACATGATCTGTGAAGGGATCGACCAGACACGCGGCTGGTTCTACAGCCTCTTGGCAGTATCCACACTCTTCACGGGTAAAGCGCCGTATAAAGCAGTCATGGCAACAGGTCATATTTTGGATGAAAACGGACAGAAGATGTCCAAGTCCAAAGGAAATACCATCGACCCTTGGGATATCATTAACGAATACGGAACCGATGCATTCCGCTGGGCTCTTCTCGCGGACAGCGCGCCTTGGAACAGCAAACGTTTCTCCAAAGGCATCGTAGGCGAGGCAAAATCCAAAGTTGTTGATACGTTGGTTAACACTCACGCATTCCTGACTCTATATGCAGGTATTGACGGATACGATCCAGCCGAGCATGAGTTCAAGGCATCCGACAATAAGCTGGACCGCTGGATTCTGTCTCGCTTGAACAGCCTCATCCAAGTGGTTGACAAAGGACTTGCCGTTAACGACTTTTTGAATACAGCTAAAGCGATTGAATCCTATGTTGATGAACTGAGCAACTGGTACATCCGTCGGTCGCGTGACCGTTTCTGGGGCAGTGGCCTTGGAGAAGATAAACTGGCAGCTTACGGTACGCTGACTCATGTACTTCTGACATTATCGAAGCTGATGGCGCCATTTACACCGATGTTGTCCGAGGACATTTTTGTGAACCTTGGTGGAGGAGAAAGCGTGCATCTGGCAGACTTCCCGCAAGCGGATGAGTCTATGATCGACAAGACACTTGAGCAAAACATGGAAACCGCTCGCCAGATCGTTGAGCTGGCACGTAACGTCCGTAACGAAACAGCAATTAAGACACGCCAGCCGTTGTCTGAGTTGATCGTTTCGATGGACCGTGATTTTGATCTAGTTGATTATGAAGATATCATCAAAGACGAAATTAACGTAAAGCGTATTGAAGTAGAGACCAGTGATAGTGGTTTTGTAGATTTCACCTTGAAGCTGAATCTGAAGGTAGCAGGCAAAAAGTATGGTAAAAACGTCGGCTTCCTGCAGGGCTTCCTGAAAGGAATGTCGAGTGAGGAAACCCGCAGCGTAGTTCAGAGTGGCGGCGTGAACGTCACTTCACCGGAAGGAGAGCAGCTTCAGATTACAGCTGAGGAACTCCTTGTCGAAAAGCAGGCGAAGGAAGGTTTTGCTTCTGCCTCCGGTTATGGTCTCACTGTTGCGCTCAATACCGACATTACCCCTGAGCTGGAACAGGAAGGTTGGGTCCGCGAAGTGGTTCGTGCTGTACAGGATACACGCAAGAAGCTGGATCTGCCGATTGAGAAACGGGTCATTCTTACACTGGATGCCGATGAAGAGCTTCAAGCTTCCATCACTGCATTTGATCATGTTCTTCGTGAGAATGTACTGGTTACAGATGTACATTTTGGCCAAAAAGAAGGTATGGAAATAGTGGAAATCGGTGGTAAAACGATCGGTATTCACATCGTTTAG
- a CDS encoding DivIVA domain-containing protein produces the protein MPLTPLDIHNKEFARRIRGYDEDEVNEFLDQVIKDYESVIRENKELRNDLMSLQERLDHFVNIEETLSKTIIVAQEAADELKTNAKKEAQLIVMESEKNADRIINEALSKSRKVSLEVEELKKQASIYRTRFRSLVEAQLELLKHDGWDSLESREPSLEPKEIY, from the coding sequence ATGCCATTAACACCGCTGGACATACATAATAAGGAATTTGCCAGACGCATCCGTGGTTACGACGAGGACGAGGTTAATGAGTTTTTGGATCAGGTCATTAAAGATTATGAGAGTGTAATCCGTGAAAACAAAGAATTACGTAACGATTTAATGTCTCTTCAGGAGAGATTGGATCATTTCGTCAACATTGAGGAAACACTATCCAAGACAATTATCGTGGCTCAGGAAGCTGCTGATGAGTTGAAGACGAACGCCAAGAAGGAAGCCCAACTGATCGTTATGGAATCGGAAAAGAATGCGGACCGTATCATTAACGAAGCTTTAAGCAAGTCACGTAAAGTTTCATTAGAGGTTGAAGAGCTCAAGAAACAGGCTTCCATTTACCGGACACGCTTCCGCTCGCTGGTTGAAGCTCAGCTGGAGCTCCTAAAGCATGACGGATGGGACTCGCTGGAGAGCCGTGAGCCTAGTCTGGAGCCTAAAGAGATTTACTAA
- a CDS encoding RNA-binding protein yields MHPDIYEHFHRDEREFVDRAWEWVVNAGEYHETKLTDFLDPRQRFILESLVNRHPDVHAVYSGGHPDAERVRALVAPDYRDLTHEDMGLNVLGITSGDQKFLSLEHGDYMGSVLGLGIKRSKIGDIYVLEDGCHVVVTDDIGTYLHMNLSQVHRVHVMTELLPMDKLKVKEIKLETMELTVASLRLDGIASDVHRISRTKMVIPIKAGRCRVNWKVVEDPSTMLKDGDMVSMQGFGRFKVLETGGLTKKGRYRVKVGKFT; encoded by the coding sequence ATGCATCCGGATATTTACGAACATTTTCACCGGGATGAGCGGGAATTTGTGGACAGAGCATGGGAATGGGTCGTGAACGCAGGCGAGTACCATGAAACCAAGCTGACGGATTTTCTGGATCCCCGGCAGAGATTCATTCTGGAAAGTCTGGTAAACCGTCATCCAGACGTACATGCTGTTTACAGTGGCGGTCATCCCGACGCGGAACGTGTACGTGCTCTCGTTGCTCCGGACTATAGGGATCTCACCCATGAAGATATGGGGCTTAATGTGCTCGGTATTACTTCAGGAGATCAGAAGTTTCTTTCACTGGAGCACGGAGATTACATGGGTTCAGTTTTGGGACTGGGTATTAAACGTTCTAAAATTGGGGATATTTATGTGCTTGAGGATGGTTGTCATGTCGTCGTTACGGACGATATAGGAACTTATCTGCATATGAATTTAAGCCAGGTTCACCGCGTGCATGTTATGACGGAGCTCCTGCCTATGGACAAGCTGAAAGTTAAGGAAATAAAGTTGGAGACCATGGAACTGACAGTCGCTTCGCTTCGTCTGGACGGGATAGCGAGTGATGTGCACCGCATAAGCCGGACTAAAATGGTTATCCCGATCAAAGCTGGGCGCTGTCGTGTGAATTGGAAGGTCGTGGAGGATCCATCGACCATGCTTAAGGATGGCGATATGGTTTCCATGCAGGGTTTTGGTCGATTTAAGGTGCTGGAAACCGGAGGTCTGACAAAAAAAGGGCGATACCGCGTCAAGGTCGGCAAATTTACTTGA
- a CDS encoding YggT family protein, giving the protein MTENIFLIVGVLFQIYFYMILVYVLMSWLPNVRESFIGELLGKFVEPYLAPFRRFIPPIMGMIDISPIIALFVLQLAQRGVYAILEFFLLR; this is encoded by the coding sequence TTGACCGAAAATATTTTTCTAATCGTAGGGGTTTTGTTTCAAATTTATTTTTACATGATTCTTGTGTATGTATTAATGTCCTGGCTCCCGAACGTCCGAGAGAGCTTTATCGGGGAATTGCTTGGTAAGTTTGTTGAGCCTTATCTAGCACCTTTCCGTCGGTTTATTCCGCCGATCATGGGCATGATTGACATTTCTCCGATCATTGCGTTATTTGTGTTACAATTGGCGCAAAGAGGCGTATACGCTATTCTAGAATTCTTCCTTCTGAGATAG
- a CDS encoding cell division protein SepF has product MGVMNRFMNFLGLQEEEEVVEREVLAAQEEPVETTPFEQRKSVKSGNVVSIHSQKNVKVVLLEPRSYDEAQEIADHLRSFRTVVVNLQRVRNDQALRIIDFLSGTVYALGGGISKVGGNIFLCTPDTVEIQGSISEILADDQDYNNRMR; this is encoded by the coding sequence ATGGGCGTGATGAACCGGTTTATGAATTTCCTAGGCTTGCAAGAGGAAGAAGAGGTTGTGGAACGGGAAGTGCTGGCCGCGCAGGAAGAGCCGGTGGAGACGACACCGTTTGAGCAACGTAAAAGTGTAAAAAGCGGCAATGTCGTAAGTATACATTCACAGAAAAACGTTAAGGTTGTGTTGTTAGAGCCTCGTTCGTACGATGAAGCTCAGGAAATTGCTGATCACCTGCGCTCCTTCCGCACGGTTGTAGTTAATCTGCAGCGCGTCCGCAATGATCAGGCGCTGCGTATTATAGATTTTCTTAGCGGAACTGTTTATGCGCTGGGAGGCGGCATTTCGAAGGTGGGCGGTAATATTTTTCTCTGCACGCCGGATACTGTCGAGATTCAAGGTTCTATCTCCGAGATTTTAGCTGACGATCAAGATTACAACAACAGAATGAGGTGA
- a CDS encoding YggS family pyridoxal phosphate-dependent enzyme: MSLIERIDQVEQQVSEACRRSGRNRNEVNVIAVTKYVSVDKTAAVLDQGIRHIGENRWQTAEEKWRALGERGIWHFIGHLQSNKVKDVIGRFQYIHSLDRLSLAKELEKKAAALNVQVSAFMQLNISGESTKHGLQPEQAVPFLQEINRLKHVNVIGLMTMAPFESSAEDTRPVFRGLRQLRDELNNQALTPEPITELSMGMSNDFEVAIEEGATWVRLGSILVGKEED, translated from the coding sequence TTGAGTTTGATAGAGCGCATAGATCAAGTGGAACAGCAGGTATCGGAGGCTTGCCGCAGAAGCGGAAGGAACCGGAATGAGGTCAACGTGATTGCAGTAACGAAATATGTTTCGGTTGATAAAACCGCAGCCGTATTGGATCAGGGAATCCGTCATATCGGAGAGAACCGTTGGCAGACTGCCGAGGAGAAATGGCGTGCTCTTGGAGAACGGGGGATTTGGCATTTTATCGGCCATCTCCAAAGTAACAAGGTGAAAGATGTGATCGGCAGATTTCAATATATTCATTCACTGGATCGACTGTCTCTTGCGAAAGAACTGGAGAAGAAAGCAGCAGCACTGAATGTGCAGGTATCTGCATTTATGCAGCTTAACATTTCAGGTGAATCTACAAAACACGGTCTTCAGCCTGAACAGGCAGTTCCTTTTCTCCAGGAGATTAATCGTTTAAAGCATGTCAATGTGATCGGGCTTATGACTATGGCTCCTTTTGAATCATCTGCTGAGGATACACGTCCTGTATTCCGCGGATTAAGACAACTAAGAGATGAGCTGAATAATCAGGCGCTCACACCGGAGCCGATAACCGAATTGTCCATGGGAATGTCCAATGATTTTGAAGTGGCTATAGAAGAAGGGGCGACCTGGGTGCGTCTGGGCTCAATATTAGTGGGAAAAGAGGAGGATTGA
- the pgeF gene encoding peptidoglycan editing factor PgeF, whose protein sequence is MEPFMKQEGQGPDLFVLKAWNEERTGLTAGFSGRGGGEGTAPYDSLNLALHVGDDPEDVIVNRKRTAETLGFSLEDWTCGEQVHSSRVAVIGLEERGRGSLTRQSAIQDTDGLLTNIPGVLLTSFYADCVPLYFWDPVHHAVGLAHAGWKGTVLEIASRMVERMSDEFGSCAGDIRTAIGPSIGQCCYEVDDKVMSKVSDLGLSAPGNNDGSGLFYTDKGNGKFMLNLKELNRHIMIKAGILTDHIECTSWCTSCRKDLFFSYRKDGGTTGRMASWIGMRKR, encoded by the coding sequence ATGGAACCGTTTATGAAGCAGGAGGGGCAGGGGCCGGACCTGTTTGTGCTTAAAGCGTGGAATGAGGAAAGAACCGGCCTTACGGCCGGTTTCAGTGGACGTGGTGGAGGAGAAGGTACTGCTCCTTACGATAGTCTCAACTTAGCTCTTCATGTGGGAGATGATCCGGAGGATGTAATAGTGAACCGGAAGCGGACCGCTGAGACACTTGGCTTCTCACTTGAGGACTGGACGTGCGGTGAGCAGGTGCATAGTAGTAGGGTGGCAGTGATCGGTCTGGAGGAACGGGGAAGAGGAAGTTTGACCCGGCAATCCGCTATTCAAGATACAGACGGATTGCTGACGAACATACCCGGAGTACTGCTGACCTCCTTCTATGCAGATTGCGTCCCGTTGTATTTCTGGGATCCGGTCCATCATGCAGTAGGATTGGCACATGCGGGCTGGAAAGGAACCGTCCTAGAAATCGCAAGCCGTATGGTCGAAAGAATGTCAGATGAGTTCGGCAGCTGTGCCGGAGACATTAGGACAGCTATAGGCCCGTCCATTGGTCAATGTTGTTATGAAGTGGACGATAAGGTCATGTCCAAGGTGAGCGATTTAGGGTTGTCGGCACCGGGTAATAACGATGGCTCAGGCCTTTTTTATACCGACAAGGGAAACGGAAAATTCATGCTGAACTTGAAAGAATTAAACAGACACATTATGATAAAAGCAGGAATATTGACGGATCATATCGAATGTACATCATGGTGTACAAGCTGTCGTAAGGATTTGTTCTTTTCATACCGGAAAGACGGGGGAACGACAGGGCGTATGGCGAGCTGGATCGGAATGAGAAAGAGGTGA
- a CDS encoding YlmC/YmxH family sporulation protein, whose translation MVGKMMKISDFQTKDVINIIDGKRLGQVSDLELDLRQGRIEAIVVPSYGKFMGLFGGGSDLVIPWRNIVKIGSDVVLVKMEEVRRVPEEQEPAGYLERPDRVDRRTY comes from the coding sequence ATGGTGGGGAAAATGATGAAAATTTCCGACTTTCAAACCAAGGATGTCATTAATATTATTGATGGCAAAAGACTCGGACAGGTGAGCGATCTGGAGCTTGATTTAAGGCAAGGACGGATTGAAGCTATCGTAGTACCGAGTTACGGGAAATTTATGGGTCTGTTTGGTGGCGGGAGCGACCTAGTCATCCCATGGCGGAATATTGTTAAAATCGGATCGGATGTCGTTCTGGTGAAGATGGAGGAAGTCAGAAGAGTGCCTGAAGAGCAGGAGCCTGCCGGTTATTTGGAACGCCCGGATCGGGTGGATCGAAGAACATATTAG